A part of Hydrogenobacter sp. T-8 genomic DNA contains:
- a CDS encoding glycine cleavage system protein R — MKFFILSIFGKDRPGIVAGVSRALYGMGLNLEDSSMTRLNGEFTIMLIVASDRDINAEDILQNLQEVGQEYELFMVCRELEEVVYPKAEAIYRIVVFGSDKPGIVYEVSSVLASLGLNISDLRTEKRGNLYVMVIEAEGREDVEGILRLELEKLKDLLGVDISAEREEEERL, encoded by the coding sequence ATGAAGTTTTTTATCCTCTCCATATTTGGCAAGGACAGACCGGGCATAGTGGCGGGAGTTTCAAGAGCCTTATATGGGATGGGCTTAAACCTTGAAGATTCTTCAATGACAAGGCTCAACGGTGAGTTTACCATAATGCTTATAGTGGCTTCTGACAGGGATATAAACGCAGAGGATATACTCCAAAACCTTCAAGAGGTAGGGCAGGAATACGAGCTTTTTATGGTGTGTAGGGAGTTAGAGGAAGTGGTATATCCTAAGGCGGAAGCTATTTATAGGATTGTGGTCTTTGGCTCTGACAAGCCTGGGATAGTCTATGAGGTATCTTCAGTCCTTGCAAGCCTTGGCTTAAATATAAGCGACCTTAGAACGGAAAAGAGGGGAAACCTATATGTGATGGTTATAGAAGCGGAAGGGCGAGAGGATGTAGAGGGTATCTTGAGACTTGAGCTTGAGAAGTTAAAGGACTTGTTGGGTGTTGACATAAGCGCGGAGAGGGAGGAAGAGGAAAGGCTATGA
- the def gene encoding peptide deformylase has product MRRLTIITYPDERLKTPSLEVVSFDKSLESFIEDLIYTMKTSPGCVGIASPQVGVHKRIIVVDTSNSKHKENKLSHGLMVLINPEIIQHDGELVVREGCLSVPDYTGNVKRHYWIRVRALDQRGNLVEFDTEGFEAVVIQHEIDHLDGKVFIERLVSPKDLFRRKVYK; this is encoded by the coding sequence ATGAGAAGGCTAACCATAATAACCTACCCAGATGAAAGACTAAAAACCCCTTCCCTTGAGGTAGTTTCCTTTGACAAGAGTCTTGAGAGCTTCATTGAAGACCTTATATACACTATGAAAACCTCTCCTGGATGCGTGGGCATAGCATCTCCGCAGGTGGGGGTTCACAAGAGGATAATAGTGGTGGATACATCTAACTCTAAGCATAAGGAAAACAAGCTAAGCCATGGGCTGATGGTGTTAATAAATCCTGAGATAATCCAGCATGACGGCGAGCTTGTTGTAAGAGAGGGTTGCCTAAGCGTGCCAGACTACACAGGCAATGTGAAAAGGCATTATTGGATAAGGGTGAGGGCCCTTGACCAAAGGGGAAACCTTGTGGAGTTTGATACAGAGGGCTTTGAAGCAGTGGTCATCCAACATGAAATAGACCACCTTGATGGTAAAGTTTTTATTGAAAGACTTGTTTCTCCCAAAGACCTCTTTAGGAGAAAGGTCTATAAGTAA
- a CDS encoding NAD(P)-dependent oxidoreductase, producing the protein MKVGFIGLGNLGRAIVKRLVKQGVEVLLWNRTKEKALELGLPVAESPADLIKQVDRVFLIVFDSSASEEVIFGKGGLVEGGVEGKTIVDMTTNHYGYARMAYEELRKLGAYYLDAPILGSVIPAERGELTVLVGGDRQRFEENKPIFEKFCRNIFYVGEAGDASKLKLINNMVLGGFMQVLSEAIAIGELAGFSREQVIEVLESGAGKSYLLEVKKKKLLESDYSVHFSVDLIHKDLHYAEDMVKGLGAFSFSLQNVKNAYALAKYLGMGGEDFSVLVELYKRLKAQSLSDT; encoded by the coding sequence ATGAAGGTGGGTTTTATAGGGCTCGGAAACCTTGGAAGGGCAATAGTGAAAAGGCTCGTGAAGCAAGGCGTTGAGGTTTTGCTCTGGAACAGGACAAAGGAAAAAGCCCTTGAGCTGGGGCTTCCTGTAGCTGAAAGCCCTGCAGACCTCATAAAACAGGTGGATAGGGTCTTTCTAATAGTCTTTGACTCAAGCGCCTCGGAGGAGGTCATATTTGGAAAGGGCGGTCTTGTAGAGGGCGGTGTGGAGGGCAAAACCATAGTGGATATGACTACAAACCATTACGGCTATGCCCGTATGGCTTACGAGGAGCTTAGAAAATTGGGAGCTTACTACCTTGATGCCCCTATTTTGGGCAGTGTGATACCTGCTGAGAGGGGTGAGCTTACGGTTCTCGTGGGTGGCGATAGACAGAGGTTTGAGGAAAACAAGCCTATCTTTGAAAAGTTCTGCAGAAATATCTTCTATGTGGGCGAGGCTGGAGATGCCAGCAAGCTAAAGCTCATAAACAATATGGTGCTTGGTGGTTTTATGCAGGTGCTTTCTGAAGCCATAGCCATCGGGGAGCTGGCTGGTTTTAGCAGGGAGCAGGTTATAGAGGTGCTTGAGAGCGGTGCGGGAAAGTCCTATCTTTTGGAAGTGAAAAAAAAGAAGCTCCTTGAGAGCGATTATTCCGTTCACTTCTCTGTAGACCTTATACACAAAGACCTGCACTATGCGGAAGATATGGTAAAGGGCTTGGGGGCTTTTAGCTTTAGCCTTCAAAATGTCAAGAACGCATACGCCCTCGCAAAATATTTAGGCATGGGGGGCGAGGACTTTTCGGTCCTCGTAGAGCTATACAAAAGGCTTAAAGCTCAAAGTCTTTCAGATACTTAG
- a CDS encoding DsrE family protein has translation MRMKHLILTAVLGLMPFAGMPSWAHEGHMHQHHTQAQDNITVVVNLTRDKAPSAVMAIRFATVSLERGNPTIIWLNSEGVRLADAKAKPSQASKMLQEFISKGGKVYVCPHCANALGVKELVKGAEFGKPDMVFGLLSEERVRIISW, from the coding sequence ATGAGAATGAAACACCTTATATTAACAGCGGTGCTCGGACTTATGCCCTTTGCAGGTATGCCTTCATGGGCTCACGAGGGACACATGCATCAACATCACACTCAGGCTCAGGATAACATAACCGTAGTAGTTAACCTAACAAGGGACAAGGCACCCTCTGCGGTTATGGCTATAAGGTTTGCCACCGTATCTCTTGAAAGGGGTAATCCAACTATAATTTGGCTTAACTCTGAGGGCGTAAGGCTTGCGGACGCAAAAGCAAAACCCTCTCAGGCAAGCAAGATGCTTCAGGAATTTATCTCAAAGGGTGGAAAAGTTTATGTATGTCCGCACTGTGCCAACGCGTTAGGGGTCAAAGAGCTTGTAAAGGGTGCAGAGTTTGGCAAGCCTGACATGGTTTTTGGGCTACTTTCTGAGGAAAGAGTGAGAATTATATCTTGGTAA